One Owenweeksia hongkongensis DSM 17368 genomic region harbors:
- a CDS encoding peptidylprolyl isomerase — protein sequence MATLERIRQRSGLLIGIIGVAMLAFILTDLLGSGNSLFRADANVVGKVNGRTVESREFAMRMDEREAIIRQQNPQQAQFITRKQIADGVWNEIVREEVMGEQYDNLGFMVSSRELYQRLKANPSIQSAPAFKDQVTGQFSEGMFQQYITNLRDNMNVDPQAAEAYQQWVDFERGQKDMALQTKYNKAVEKGLYVPKQIAKASFQSSSISANIKMAALEFSSIKDEEVEVTDADFKNYYNENKEDFKAEKSADILYVNFPIAASEADRKELQDELKGYISAADSAENFAFAADDSLYASSRSDIRVMPDYYREANLPQGLDTTIMEQPVGYVTEPYEANGYYAITKVTDKRNLPDSVEARHILISFQGLQGGNETRNQPQAKALVDSLLEVVKADTSKFAAIAKELSDDPGSGANGGELGWFGDKQMVASFSNFSFRNEKGEIAMVPSQFGYHIIEILDQKGSSEAVKLLSISREIAPTEQTIDDIYSAASEFASSVSGTEDFTAKAEEKGYTPRPATGLLPFDESIPGLGNNREIIRWANGINSEDTEIGDIQLFNNGNSSYVVVLLTDAMEDGYRSLDAVKENIRPMVINSKKGDMLMKKFEGATGDIDAIGAAAGAPVTTQAVNFGAPSLGRFGSEPKVIGTIFGMNDGETSKPIKGNRGVFVIQLTNKTPAAELPDYSEQQNQQQQATRGRVQGQVFLSLKENAKLDDRRAKFY from the coding sequence ATGGCGACTTTAGAGCGCATACGTCAACGTTCAGGTTTATTGATTGGTATTATAGGTGTGGCCATGCTGGCTTTCATTCTTACCGACCTTTTGGGATCAGGCAATTCATTATTTAGAGCCGATGCTAATGTGGTAGGAAAGGTGAATGGCAGAACGGTAGAGTCACGAGAATTTGCCATGCGCATGGATGAGCGCGAAGCAATAATCCGTCAGCAAAACCCACAGCAAGCCCAATTTATTACCCGTAAGCAAATTGCTGATGGTGTATGGAATGAGATTGTTCGTGAAGAAGTAATGGGCGAGCAGTACGATAATCTTGGATTTATGGTGTCTAGCCGAGAGTTGTACCAAAGATTAAAAGCTAACCCTTCTATTCAAAGTGCCCCTGCTTTTAAGGATCAGGTGACTGGCCAATTTAGCGAAGGTATGTTTCAGCAATACATCACCAACCTTAGAGACAACATGAATGTTGACCCTCAGGCTGCCGAAGCTTACCAGCAATGGGTAGATTTTGAAAGAGGGCAAAAGGACATGGCTCTTCAAACAAAGTATAATAAAGCTGTAGAAAAAGGACTTTATGTGCCTAAACAAATTGCTAAGGCATCATTTCAGTCAAGCAGCATTTCTGCTAATATCAAAATGGCGGCTCTTGAGTTTTCATCTATTAAAGATGAGGAAGTAGAAGTGACCGATGCAGATTTTAAAAATTATTACAACGAGAATAAGGAAGATTTTAAAGCAGAAAAATCAGCTGATATCCTTTATGTAAACTTTCCTATTGCGGCTTCTGAAGCTGACAGAAAAGAATTGCAGGATGAGTTGAAAGGATACATCAGTGCAGCAGATAGCGCTGAAAACTTTGCTTTTGCAGCTGATGATTCACTTTATGCAAGCAGCCGTTCTGATATTAGAGTAATGCCTGATTACTATAGAGAGGCTAACCTTCCACAAGGATTGGATACGACTATCATGGAGCAGCCTGTGGGTTATGTAACCGAGCCTTATGAGGCAAACGGATACTATGCCATTACCAAGGTTACAGATAAGAGAAATCTTCCTGATTCTGTGGAAGCACGCCATATTCTTATTTCATTCCAAGGATTGCAAGGAGGTAACGAAACACGCAACCAGCCACAAGCAAAGGCTCTTGTTGATAGCTTGTTGGAAGTTGTAAAAGCTGATACTTCAAAGTTTGCGGCTATCGCAAAAGAACTTTCTGATGACCCAGGTTCTGGTGCAAATGGTGGCGAACTAGGTTGGTTTGGTGACAAGCAAATGGTGGCTTCTTTCTCCAACTTCAGCTTTAGAAATGAAAAAGGTGAAATAGCTATGGTGCCTTCTCAGTTTGGATACCACATTATCGAAATTTTAGATCAAAAAGGTAGTTCAGAAGCTGTGAAGCTTTTGTCTATCAGTCGTGAGATTGCACCAACAGAGCAGACTATCGATGATATTTACTCAGCAGCAAGTGAATTTGCTTCAAGCGTTTCAGGTACTGAAGATTTTACCGCTAAGGCGGAAGAGAAAGGTTACACACCACGTCCTGCCACTGGTCTTTTGCCTTTTGACGAAAGTATCCCGGGATTGGGTAACAACCGCGAGATTATTCGCTGGGCAAATGGAATCAACAGTGAGGATACCGAAATTGGCGACATTCAATTGTTTAACAATGGAAACTCTTCATACGTAGTAGTACTTCTTACTGATGCCATGGAAGATGGATATAGAAGCCTTGACGCTGTAAAAGAGAACATACGCCCAATGGTGATAAACTCTAAGAAAGGTGATATGCTAATGAAGAAGTTTGAAGGAGCAACCGGGGATATTGATGCCATTGGTGCAGCTGCAGGCGCTCCTGTTACTACTCAGGCCGTAAACTTTGGAGCACCAAGTTTGGGGCGTTTTGGTAGTGAGCCAAAAGTAATCGGAACCATTTTCGGTATGAATGATGGAGAAACTTCTAAGCCTATCAAAGGTAACAGAGGCGTATTTGTAATTCAGCTTACCAACAAAACTCCAGCAGCTGAGCTTCCTGATTATAGCGAGCAGCAAAACCAACAACAACAGGCTACCAGAGGTAGAGTACAAGGTCAGGTTTTCCTATCTCTTAAAGAGAATGCTAAGCTTGATGATAGAAGAGCTAAGTTCTACTAG
- the rodA gene encoding rod shape-determining protein RodA encodes MRSNGSLFQNIDWILVFLYFALALLGWLNIYAAVYNEEFSSIFDMSQKYGKQLLWIGTSVVIILVIMFADATLFQTLAFPIYIISILSLLGLFVFGKEIAGAQSWYAFGSFSLQPSEFAKFATALATAKYLSTKGVSMNSWKDRFVALIIVFLPAAIIIPQPDPGSALVYSAFFLVFYREGLSGNYIFAGFALVILFILSLLISPLYLFLFIAAIAGIFIFLYRRSRGAIVRIIALTLLAIGFIQSVDYTFNNVLEDRHRNRINILLGKAHDPKGIGYNTAQSMIAIGSGGLTGKGYLEGTQTKFDFVPEQSTDFIFCTVGEEWGFVGSSVVVILFVLLFFRIIIVAERQKSAFSRIYGYSVASILFFHFAVNIAMTIGLAPVVGIPLPFFSYGGSSLWGFTLLLFIFIKLDSNRMEIL; translated from the coding sequence ATGCGCAGTAACGGAAGCCTTTTTCAAAATATAGATTGGATACTCGTATTTCTATACTTCGCCCTAGCGCTGCTGGGTTGGCTAAACATTTATGCAGCTGTTTATAATGAAGAGTTTAGCAGCATTTTTGACATGAGCCAAAAGTATGGCAAGCAGCTACTTTGGATAGGCACTTCCGTAGTCATCATCCTCGTCATTATGTTTGCCGATGCTACTCTCTTCCAAACCCTGGCCTTCCCCATTTACATCATTTCTATACTCTCGCTGCTCGGGCTTTTTGTGTTTGGTAAAGAAATAGCCGGAGCCCAATCATGGTACGCCTTTGGTAGTTTCAGTTTACAACCTTCTGAGTTTGCCAAGTTTGCTACAGCCCTTGCTACAGCTAAATACCTAAGTACCAAAGGAGTTTCCATGAATAGCTGGAAAGACCGTTTTGTGGCTTTAATTATTGTGTTTCTTCCTGCAGCCATTATTATCCCACAGCCTGACCCGGGTTCGGCATTGGTGTATTCTGCATTCTTCCTAGTTTTTTACCGTGAAGGCCTTTCCGGAAATTACATTTTTGCCGGCTTTGCACTTGTTATTCTATTTATCCTCAGCTTACTTATCAGTCCTCTTTATCTATTTCTTTTTATCGCGGCTATTGCCGGAATATTCATTTTCCTTTATCGAAGATCGAGAGGTGCTATTGTTCGCATTATAGCATTAACCTTATTAGCTATTGGGTTTATTCAAAGTGTGGATTACACCTTTAATAATGTGCTGGAAGATCGTCACAGAAACCGTATCAACATTTTGCTTGGCAAAGCACACGACCCAAAAGGAATTGGCTATAACACCGCCCAATCTATGATTGCCATTGGCTCTGGTGGACTTACTGGCAAAGGATATTTAGAAGGTACTCAAACCAAGTTTGATTTTGTGCCCGAGCAAAGCACCGACTTTATATTCTGTACTGTAGGCGAAGAATGGGGCTTTGTTGGGAGCTCTGTGGTTGTGATTCTATTTGTCCTTCTCTTCTTTAGAATCATCATTGTGGCTGAAAGGCAAAAATCTGCCTTTAGCCGCATTTATGGTTATTCGGTAGCCTCTATCCTCTTTTTTCACTTTGCAGTGAATATAGCCATGACAATAGGCCTTGCGCCCGTAGTTGGTATTCCCCTTCCCTTCTTCAGTTATGGAGGTTCTTCCCTTTGGGGTTTTACCCTCCTCCTATTTATCTTCATCAAGTTGGATAGTAATAGAATGGAAATTCTTTAG
- the mrdA gene encoding penicillin-binding protein 2: protein MERKYLFYFFFIGLALIFIARLFYIQVIRTDFRLSAENNVIRKEMVYPGRGLIFDRQGKLLVGNQSAYDIMVVPLQVESLDTLEFCGLLGITKELFISKMAEAKAYSYRKPSVFVKQMSKEHYISLQEKLYSFKGFFPQKRILRDYAYNSAANVTGFIGEASDRFLADHSTYKKGDLVGITGIEKSYEEVLRGRAGIQYKMVDVHNRVKGRFEGGKYDTLPDPGADIICSIDIDLQKYGEQLMNGKRGSVVAIEPSSGEILALVTSPSYNPELMVGRERTKNYGRLFVDSIEKPLYDRGLLAEYPPGSPFKVVNALIGLQEGTLTPTTAYTCHHGFHYGRLHVACHCGTSYPLPLRTGISKSCNNYFCTAFKGIIENYPDAHQGMNAWSEHVKSFGLGKFLNNDLPTGRKGFVPDADYYDRAFGYTGWKAVSAISLGIGQGELLVTPIQLANMTAAIANRGYYYTPHILKKVNGQPVTDPNYTEPKHTTVDPKHFDIVIEGMFDAFEKGTARGSRLEGIEMCGKTGTAENPHGQDHSIFVAFAPKDDPKIAIAIIVENGYWGSRWAAPIASLMIEKYINGEITRETLEKRMLDGSLKEEYQKQLDAVYDKKKLIAENK, encoded by the coding sequence ATGGAACGTAAGTACTTATTCTATTTCTTTTTCATTGGCCTAGCCCTCATCTTTATCGCCCGCCTGTTTTACATTCAGGTTATTCGCACTGATTTTCGCCTTTCGGCAGAAAATAATGTGATTCGAAAAGAGATGGTGTATCCTGGTCGTGGGTTGATTTTTGATCGTCAAGGAAAACTCCTTGTAGGCAATCAATCTGCTTATGATATTATGGTGGTACCACTTCAAGTGGAAAGCCTTGACACGCTTGAGTTTTGCGGTCTACTGGGAATCACCAAAGAGCTTTTTATCAGTAAAATGGCCGAAGCCAAAGCTTACAGTTACCGCAAGCCATCGGTATTTGTAAAGCAAATGAGCAAGGAGCATTACATTTCCCTTCAGGAAAAACTATACAGCTTTAAGGGGTTCTTCCCGCAAAAGCGGATCCTTAGAGATTATGCATACAACTCTGCGGCCAACGTTACAGGGTTTATTGGCGAAGCTTCCGATAGATTTTTGGCCGACCATAGCACTTACAAAAAAGGTGACTTGGTGGGAATTACCGGAATCGAAAAATCGTATGAAGAAGTATTGCGTGGTCGTGCGGGTATTCAATACAAAATGGTGGACGTACACAACCGTGTAAAGGGCCGTTTTGAAGGTGGAAAATACGATACCCTTCCCGATCCTGGGGCCGACATTATTTGCTCTATAGACATTGACTTACAAAAGTATGGTGAGCAACTCATGAACGGAAAGCGCGGAAGCGTAGTCGCTATCGAACCTTCATCTGGAGAAATACTGGCTTTGGTAACCAGTCCAAGCTATAACCCCGAACTTATGGTGGGCCGTGAGCGCACAAAAAACTACGGACGCTTGTTTGTGGATAGCATCGAAAAACCTCTTTATGATCGTGGTCTATTGGCAGAATACCCTCCTGGCTCCCCTTTTAAAGTAGTTAACGCCCTTATTGGTTTGCAGGAAGGTACACTTACCCCAACCACCGCCTACACCTGTCATCATGGTTTTCATTATGGAAGGCTTCATGTGGCTTGCCACTGCGGTACAAGCTACCCACTTCCATTGCGCACTGGAATTAGTAAATCCTGCAACAACTACTTCTGTACAGCATTTAAAGGCATTATTGAAAACTATCCTGATGCCCACCAAGGTATGAATGCCTGGAGTGAGCATGTGAAAAGCTTTGGTTTGGGAAAATTCCTAAACAACGATTTACCTACAGGTAGAAAAGGTTTTGTTCCCGATGCTGATTATTATGATCGTGCTTTTGGATATACCGGTTGGAAAGCCGTGAGTGCTATTTCACTTGGAATAGGCCAGGGAGAGCTTTTGGTAACGCCTATTCAGCTCGCCAACATGACTGCGGCAATAGCCAATAGAGGTTACTACTACACCCCTCATATTCTTAAAAAGGTAAATGGGCAACCCGTAACTGACCCTAATTATACCGAGCCAAAACACACCACTGTTGATCCCAAACATTTTGACATTGTAATAGAAGGAATGTTTGATGCTTTTGAAAAAGGTACGGCTCGAGGCAGCCGATTAGAAGGCATTGAAATGTGTGGAAAAACTGGAACTGCCGAAAACCCTCATGGGCAAGATCACTCCATATTTGTGGCTTTTGCACCAAAAGATGATCCCAAAATTGCAATTGCCATTATTGTTGAAAATGGATATTGGGGAAGCCGATGGGCCGCACCAATTGCCAGCTTGATGATTGAAAAATACATCAATGGAGAAATCACCCGCGAAACTCTTGAAAAGCGTATGCTAGATGGAAGTCTAAAAGAAGAATACCAGAAGCAACTTGACGCAGTGTATGACAAAAAGAAACTGATAGCTGAAAACAAGTAA
- the mreD gene encoding rod shape-determining protein MreD, whose product MITARNILSFLVLVLFQVFILNNIDYSGYLNPYVYILFVMMLPVKVPRSTVLILAFLMGLCIDMFENSGGVHIAATVFLAYIRIPLLKVATQKRGEDFLSVKPNKLGLGNLIVYALLCILIHHFLLFLIESYSFRDIGTVLVRTMMSSIFTFVFVLLVQLWNFRKKDRI is encoded by the coding sequence ATGATAACCGCACGCAACATATTGTCCTTTTTGGTGCTGGTACTATTTCAGGTTTTCATCTTGAATAATATTGATTATTCCGGCTATCTAAATCCTTACGTGTACATATTATTTGTAATGATGCTGCCCGTAAAAGTACCGCGGAGTACAGTGTTGATACTTGCATTCCTTATGGGCTTGTGCATTGACATGTTTGAAAACAGCGGTGGTGTACACATAGCTGCTACCGTATTTTTGGCATACATTAGAATTCCACTATTAAAAGTGGCTACGCAAAAGCGAGGTGAAGATTTTCTTAGCGTAAAACCAAACAAATTAGGACTGGGTAACCTCATTGTTTACGCTCTACTTTGTATCCTGATTCATCATTTCTTACTATTCCTAATAGAAAGTTATAGCTTCCGCGACATCGGCACAGTATTAGTGCGTACTATGATGAGCAGTATCTTTACCTTTGTATTTGTTCTTCTGGTGCAGCTCTGGAACTTTAGAAAGAAGGATCGAATTTAA
- the mreC gene encoding rod shape-determining protein MreC translates to MRNLLAYLYRIRILILFVFLEAIAFTWISASRSYQRSVFINSANSVTGGMLQRTNDVEEYLDLVDQNEKLAEENAKLRNQSEGSFFPLSTDTTTVIDSSNAIRYTYIDAEIVSGSYRKARNYMTINRGSVHGVEKGMGVIGSKGIVGVVKDVSKHFSTVIPLINPSFSVSGRIKNSGYFGPVLWNNNNYQYAYLTDIPRYAKITKGDTIVTDSRSLLFPMGLTIGYIDSYNLQEDQNFFAVKINLATDFASIHHVYVIEDKMKLEVQNLQSQQDPK, encoded by the coding sequence ATGCGCAACTTACTGGCCTATCTTTATAGAATCCGGATACTCATACTTTTTGTGTTTCTGGAGGCCATCGCATTTACATGGATTAGTGCCAGCCGCAGTTATCAAAGATCTGTATTTATAAACTCTGCGAATTCCGTTACAGGTGGTATGCTACAGCGCACTAATGATGTAGAGGAATACCTTGACTTGGTAGATCAAAATGAAAAGCTGGCTGAGGAAAATGCAAAACTTCGCAACCAAAGTGAAGGTTCCTTCTTCCCTCTAAGCACCGACACCACTACCGTTATAGATAGCTCAAATGCTATTCGCTACACTTATATTGATGCTGAAATTGTAAGCGGCAGCTACCGCAAAGCCCGCAATTACATGACTATAAACAGAGGTAGCGTGCATGGTGTAGAAAAAGGTATGGGCGTAATTGGAAGCAAAGGAATTGTGGGGGTAGTAAAAGATGTCAGCAAACATTTCTCTACGGTTATTCCACTTATCAATCCTTCATTTTCAGTAAGCGGACGAATCAAAAACTCTGGCTATTTTGGCCCTGTTCTATGGAATAACAATAATTATCAATACGCCTACCTAACGGATATTCCCCGCTACGCAAAGATCACAAAAGGCGATACGATCGTTACTGATTCACGAAGCCTTTTATTCCCAATGGGACTTACCATCGGCTATATTGATTCTTATAACCTTCAGGAAGATCAAAACTTCTTTGCTGTAAAAATCAACTTGGCAACTGATTTCGCATCTATCCATCACGTATATGTGATTGAAGACAAAATGAAACTTGAGGTCCAAAACCTTCAAAGCCAACAGGACCCAAAATGA
- a CDS encoding rod shape-determining protein, producing the protein MGLFDLFREDIAIDLGTANTLIIHNDKVVVDAPSIVARDRTTGKIIAVGQQARQMHGKTHENIKTIRPLKDGVIADFEASEAMIREMIKSIPSLKKRLIPPALRMVICIPSGITEVEKRAVRDSAQHAGAREVYLIHEPMAAAIGTGVDVQEPKGNMIIDIGGGTTEIAVLALGGIVADKSIKVAGDVFTNDISYYMRTQHNLYVGERTAEEIKIQIGSALDDLENGPEDMAVQGRDLLTGKPKQIMVTYKEIAKALDKSIMRIEDAIMEALSMTPPELAADIYNSGIYMAGGGSMLRGLDKRVSMKTDLPVYVAEDPLRAVVRGTGIALKNIGKFNFLMS; encoded by the coding sequence ATGGGATTATTTGATTTATTTAGGGAAGACATTGCCATTGACTTGGGAACAGCCAACACGCTGATTATTCACAATGACAAAGTGGTAGTGGATGCTCCGAGTATTGTGGCACGTGACCGCACTACCGGAAAAATTATTGCTGTAGGTCAGCAGGCCCGTCAGATGCATGGAAAAACACATGAAAACATCAAAACCATTCGCCCATTGAAAGATGGTGTGATTGCCGATTTTGAAGCTTCAGAAGCCATGATCAGGGAAATGATAAAAAGCATTCCTTCCTTAAAAAAGAGATTAATCCCCCCTGCCCTTCGCATGGTAATTTGTATTCCTTCCGGTATTACCGAAGTGGAAAAACGAGCTGTAAGAGATTCAGCTCAGCATGCTGGTGCCCGTGAAGTATATCTTATTCACGAACCTATGGCTGCGGCTATTGGTACTGGTGTAGATGTGCAAGAGCCAAAGGGAAACATGATAATTGATATAGGTGGTGGTACTACCGAAATTGCCGTTTTGGCTTTGGGTGGTATCGTTGCCGATAAATCTATAAAAGTAGCTGGTGACGTTTTTACTAATGACATCAGCTACTATATGCGCACCCAGCATAACCTTTATGTTGGTGAGCGTACTGCCGAAGAAATCAAAATTCAAATTGGTTCTGCCCTTGATGATTTGGAAAACGGACCGGAAGATATGGCTGTTCAAGGCCGTGACCTCCTTACCGGGAAGCCAAAGCAAATTATGGTAACCTACAAGGAAATTGCAAAGGCATTGGACAAATCCATCATGCGTATTGAAGATGCCATTATGGAAGCACTTTCCATGACTCCTCCAGAGCTTGCCGCTGATATTTACAACAGTGGAATATATATGGCCGGTGGTGGTTCTATGCTTCGTGGACTGGACAAGCGTGTTTCTATGAAAACAGATTTACCTGTTTACGTTGCCGAAGATCCGCTTAGAGCTGTAGTTCGTGGTACGGGTATCGCCTTGAAAAATATCGGCAAGTTTAACTTCCTGATGTCATAA
- the purH gene encoding bifunctional phosphoribosylaminoimidazolecarboxamide formyltransferase/IMP cyclohydrolase has product MSHTSNNPTALISVFYKDGLEELVNSLVKRGYTLLSTGGTRKFIEDLGHPVQAVEDLTSYPSILGGRVKTLHPKVFGGILGRRDLESDREEMSQYEIPNIDVIVVDLYPFEETVKSGASHEDIIEKIDIGGISLLRAAAKNYKHTLIVPSRDLYADAIEVFEKGEPTLEDRKRFATAAFGVSSHYDTAIHGYLMGNDEDSNTLTLGTKNPLRYGENPHQEGAFYGNMNEVFEKLHGKDLSYNNLLDADAAVSLIKEFDDTTVAVMKHNNACGIASRSNVLDAWTDALAGDSVSAFGGVIISNTEIDKATAEEIHKIFFEIIIAPSYTAEALEILQQKKNRIILILKDFEMPKKQYRSLLNGILVQDKDNITDTREMMEAKTKAQPSENEYNDLVFASKICKHTKSNTIVLAKNGQLLASGTGQTSRVDALKQAITKAKNFKFDLQGAVMASDAFFPFPDCVEIADNAGITAVIQPGGSVKDQLSIDYCDNHGMSMVFTGTRHFKH; this is encoded by the coding sequence ATGTCACATACATCAAATAATCCAACAGCCCTTATTTCAGTATTTTATAAGGACGGTTTAGAAGAATTAGTTAACTCATTGGTAAAGAGAGGTTATACTCTACTTTCAACTGGTGGAACACGCAAGTTTATTGAAGACTTGGGCCACCCTGTGCAAGCCGTGGAAGACCTTACCAGCTACCCATCTATTTTGGGAGGTCGTGTAAAAACTCTTCACCCAAAAGTTTTTGGAGGAATCCTTGGCCGTAGAGATTTAGAATCTGACCGTGAGGAAATGAGTCAATATGAAATTCCAAATATTGATGTAATCGTTGTTGACCTTTATCCATTTGAAGAAACCGTAAAGAGCGGGGCTTCTCATGAAGATATTATCGAAAAGATTGACATCGGTGGTATTTCGCTTCTACGCGCTGCCGCTAAAAATTATAAGCATACCCTTATTGTTCCTTCACGTGACCTGTACGCTGATGCGATTGAGGTATTTGAAAAAGGTGAGCCTACTTTAGAAGACCGCAAGCGTTTTGCAACAGCTGCTTTTGGAGTTTCATCACATTATGACACCGCTATTCATGGCTACCTTATGGGTAATGATGAAGATTCAAACACGCTTACTCTAGGTACCAAAAATCCACTTCGCTATGGCGAAAACCCTCATCAGGAAGGTGCTTTTTATGGTAACATGAATGAGGTATTTGAAAAACTTCACGGAAAGGATTTATCATACAACAACCTGCTTGACGCTGATGCAGCAGTAAGTTTGATAAAAGAATTTGACGACACTACTGTAGCTGTAATGAAGCACAATAATGCTTGTGGTATTGCTAGCCGCAGCAATGTGCTTGATGCCTGGACTGATGCCCTTGCCGGTGATTCTGTTTCAGCTTTTGGAGGCGTAATCATTTCAAATACTGAAATTGATAAAGCTACCGCTGAAGAAATTCACAAAATTTTCTTCGAAATCATTATCGCTCCTTCCTACACTGCCGAAGCGCTGGAAATCCTTCAGCAAAAGAAGAATCGAATTATCTTGATACTAAAAGATTTTGAGATGCCTAAAAAACAGTATCGCTCTCTTTTAAACGGTATCTTGGTACAGGATAAGGATAACATTACAGACACTCGTGAGATGATGGAGGCCAAAACAAAAGCCCAACCATCAGAAAACGAATATAATGACCTGGTTTTTGCGTCTAAAATTTGCAAGCATACTAAGAGCAATACCATTGTGTTAGCTAAAAACGGACAGCTTTTAGCAAGTGGCACAGGGCAAACTTCTAGAGTAGATGCACTAAAGCAGGCTATAACCAAAGCCAAAAATTTTAAATTTGACCTGCAAGGAGCTGTTATGGCATCTGATGCTTTCTTCCCTTTTCCTGACTGTGTGGAGATAGCCGACAATGCCGGAATAACAGCCGTAATACAACCAGGGGGTTCTGTAAAAGATCAGCTATCTATTGATTATTGCGATAACCACGGCATGTCCATGGTATTTACAGGTACTCGCCACTTTAAACACTAA
- a CDS encoding ABC transporter permease — translation MIFFRILKESFNFAIHALTVNKLRTILSLLGVTIGIFTIISVFTIVDSLERSIRSSVSELGSNVVYIQKMPWGGGGGEYKWWQYFQRPEPSYSDFEKLENRTTTTKALCYAFAMNKTLKNGLNSIENATVLPTTHDYYEIWNYDLGEGRYFSPQESKSGAPVAVIGSALAEGLFGSQNPIGKDVKMMGRKMRVIGVFEKQGQSLVGQNIDEFMVVPMNFARAIMNVEDQNGAFIMAMTKDNVELVAMKDELRGLMRSIRKLKPKADDNFALNEMSLISGGLDVLFGIVGAAGAVIGGFSILVGGFGIANIMFVSVRERTNQIGIQKSLGAKNYFILLQFLLESIVLCLIGGSLGILIVYLLLLIFGPSIDFDIMLSPKNVIQGLSISAVIGVISGFIPAYIASRLDPVEAIRSGG, via the coding sequence ATGATATTTTTTAGAATCCTTAAGGAGAGTTTCAATTTTGCAATCCATGCCCTTACGGTAAATAAACTACGGACAATACTCAGTTTGCTGGGCGTCACCATTGGTATTTTTACCATCATTTCAGTGTTCACCATTGTTGATTCTTTGGAGCGAAGCATCCGTAGCAGTGTTTCTGAGCTTGGTAGCAATGTGGTATATATCCAAAAAATGCCCTGGGGCGGTGGCGGTGGTGAATACAAGTGGTGGCAATACTTTCAGCGACCTGAGCCTTCCTATTCTGATTTTGAAAAGCTAGAAAATAGAACCACTACCACCAAAGCTTTGTGCTATGCGTTTGCCATGAACAAGACTTTGAAGAACGGCCTTAATAGTATTGAAAACGCAACCGTACTGCCAACTACACACGACTACTATGAAATTTGGAATTATGATTTAGGTGAGGGTAGATATTTTAGTCCTCAAGAGTCTAAGTCTGGAGCGCCTGTTGCTGTAATAGGTTCAGCCCTTGCGGAAGGGCTATTTGGTTCACAAAACCCTATTGGGAAGGATGTGAAAATGATGGGACGTAAGATGCGGGTAATTGGTGTTTTTGAAAAACAAGGTCAAAGTTTGGTGGGGCAGAATATTGACGAATTTATGGTAGTTCCGATGAATTTTGCACGTGCCATTATGAATGTGGAAGACCAGAATGGTGCTTTCATTATGGCTATGACCAAAGACAATGTGGAGCTAGTTGCTATGAAAGATGAACTCCGCGGGCTTATGCGCTCCATCAGAAAGCTGAAACCAAAAGCTGATGATAATTTTGCACTGAATGAAATGTCATTGATTTCCGGAGGTTTGGATGTTTTATTCGGAATAGTAGGCGCAGCGGGTGCTGTAATTGGCGGTTTCAGTATTTTGGTAGGAGGTTTTGGTATTGCCAATATTATGTTTGTAAGTGTACGCGAGCGTACCAATCAAATTGGAATACAAAAAAGCCTTGGAGCTAAAAACTACTTTATTCTCCTTCAGTTTTTACTAGAATCTATTGTGCTATGCCTTATTGGTGGAAGTCTTGGTATTCTGATAGTTTATCTACTCCTTTTAATTTTTGGGCCGTCTATTGATTTCGATATTATGCTTTCGCCAAAAAATGTGATTCAAGGATTGTCGATTTCCGCAGTTATTGGAGTAATATCCGGCTTTATTCCGGCTTATATTGCTTCAAGGTTAGATCCTGTGGAAGCCATACGGAGTGGGGGGTAG